In Amycolatopsis coloradensis, one genomic interval encodes:
- a CDS encoding L,D-transpeptidase has protein sequence MKKFLVGVTALATALVLTACSGDAGGGAPGGGAVAQGDPAGGTTTTSAPATSSPTPTPTPSSSSSTPKPTTSKPKPTPKPTPKPAPKPAANAADVPCKAALASPGVSACVDLSALKTWLLQDGKVVYGPVKQLPGKKGYATPTGVFHVSAKVKNYHSKQFDAPMPNSVFFLPGIAFHTGSLSVYSHGCIHLSAAASQKYFTMLQKGGVVQVVA, from the coding sequence GTGAAGAAGTTCCTGGTTGGGGTGACCGCACTGGCCACCGCGCTGGTGTTGACCGCGTGTTCCGGCGACGCGGGCGGCGGCGCGCCCGGCGGCGGGGCCGTCGCTCAGGGCGACCCGGCGGGCGGGACCACGACCACGTCCGCGCCTGCCACGTCTTCGCCGACGCCGACGCCGACGCCGAGCAGCTCCAGTTCCACGCCGAAGCCGACGACTTCGAAGCCCAAGCCGACGCCGAAACCCACGCCGAAGCCGGCGCCCAAGCCCGCCGCGAACGCCGCCGACGTTCCCTGCAAGGCCGCGCTGGCCTCGCCGGGCGTGAGCGCCTGCGTGGACCTTTCCGCGCTGAAGACGTGGCTGCTGCAGGACGGCAAGGTCGTCTACGGCCCCGTCAAGCAGCTGCCCGGCAAGAAGGGGTACGCCACGCCGACGGGCGTCTTCCACGTTTCGGCCAAGGTCAAGAACTACCACTCGAAGCAGTTCGACGCGCCGATGCCGAACTCCGTGTTCTTCCTGCCGGGTATCGCTTTCCACACGGGCAGCCTCTCGGTGTACTCGCACGGCTGCATCCACCTGTCGGCGGCGGCTTCGCAGAAGTACTTCACGATGCTGCAGAAGGGTGGCGTCGTACAGGTCGTGGCCTGA